DNA from Rosa rugosa chromosome 6, drRosRugo1.1, whole genome shotgun sequence:
tacatggtgatgaagctgagtcttatgctcagctactttggttcagtgagtctgttatgaagtcaaaccccgactctaagatagtggttgagtttcatcgagaaacacacaggtttcagcgtatgtttgtgagctatggtgcatggatgaagggttttcaatcttgtagacctattcttttcattgatgctacattcattaccaacaagtacaaggggcagattattgctgcatcggcaaaggatgccaatcaaggttgaatctccttcattacttgtagttttttatttttcttgttttctatttgctgccatgtcttgttttttttttataatgtaagtgacatggttagttacatagctactgacatggtcacttacatgttcattgacagttacatgtccaatgacctaaatgttctgtgatttgaatgacatgtctctggccatgtcactgtcaagtaatttgcagttatgtcagcgacatggtcagtgacattaaCAGTTACATGGCAGtgacattattttgtttttctgttcaggcttgtatccagttgcttatgctattgtggattctgaaaaatgagagtaattggagattttttcttgaggttttggctgaagagtttgcaaaacaccctatgaggagggtgacattcatttctgatcgtcatgttgggcttgttagtgctttccctagagtgtttcctaataatccacatgggttttgttttagacaCCTGATGTCTAACCTTTCTGACAAATTTCCAGCTTGATCTTACCTCAAGGATCGGATTCCTTACTTGTTTATGTGTTGTGCTTATTCTTGCACACCGGAGATGTATGAGTTCAACATGGAAATCTTGAGGAGTGAAGGCGGTGACATAGTTGCTCAATTTCTGGAGGATCTTCCCAAGGAGAACTGGTGTATGGCTTACTTTAATGGCGAAAGAtttggtgaaatgacaaataacttggctgagtctttcaataattgggtGTTGCCTTTGAAGAGTCTTCCTATTCTTGATATTAATGATGGCATTAGAGTGAAGTCCATGGCTTCAATTGCTGCTCGGAAGCAGGATGCTCATGAATGGTTGTCTGAGCTGTGCCCAGTGATTGAAAAGAAGTTGAAGGACAATTTGGAAGTCGGAAGGCATTGGAGAGTGAGCAGGTCTGATACCTATGTGTATGAAGTTCACTGCCAGAAGTACAATAGCATGGTAAATTTggaaactcgattttgttcgtGTGGAGAATGGCAGCTGTATGGCTTCCCATGTTCCCATGCACTTGTAGTGATCCAACAACATGGTTCTTCCCCGTATTTGTATGTCAATGAGTTGTACAAGGTGGATAAATATCGAGAAACTTTTTCTTTCCCAATTAATCCTCTTCCCTCTATTTCGAAGCAAGTGCATGATTTTGGTAGAGATGCGGTGATCTTGCAGCCGCCTTTGACTAGAAGACCACCGGGAAGGCctagaaagaagaggttcagaaaaaggagcgagaaaaccagggtgatcaagtgtggtaggtgtggaaaatgtgatggtcacaacagaaagagttgtacagctccgatataggttcaattctgcctacatgcctttaacagtgacatggcaagtgacatagcaagtgactccaatacagtttgaatttttgttttgatttttcatttttttcaataaatgataaGAAGTGCTTGTAAGGTACTTActcattggaattttttttttgactatgagacagtgtatctgctttcttcttttataaatccttcagtattctttgtgtctacaggtttttaatagttacatgtacagtgacataaccatttgtaaactaattgacattagtttttagttaTCTTGTCGGTGACTTGTTCTATGCCTTGTAGTTGGATCACTGCATATAGATTTGGTCattggcagcggaacgctgccgttgcggtgcagcggcacactgcaaatattaatgaaaattaaaaaatgaagtaGCTACGATAACTTTGGTTTATTAattggcagcggaacgctgccgttgcggtgcagcggcacgctgcaaactGAAATAGGAATATCATTTTGTCTGTGACTTCTCTAGTGACTTatagttttaatgttttttgtccagttacatattcagctacatgcttagttacatgttcagttacatggtcagttacatatattgtaagttacatggtcagttacatggtcagctacattatcagtgacttggtcagttacttgagttttacagtaacttgcctagtgacttggccaatgacattcagttttttttttacttggccagtgacttaagcAGTTACATAATGGGCAGTAGTGAATTTAACAATGACACTTTCAATTATATGCGGCCTTCATATTTACATAGTCAGACTTGCCCTATGAATTCAGAAGATGCATTAATCTTGAATAAAAAGATCCATACAAGTCATAGTCTGAACTAAAcaacaaatttctgaaattctgaactaaacaaacaaatttctaaaattcttaatttgctgagttccagctctgcttatgttctgcaaattttttgaatatttgagctttgaacttaatcatctgagctttggtgactttgtttggcagcttctcctcttttgccattctgtccatgtaatacattacaaaaggtccgcaatctaatctgttgacaattaaaaatttcaagttaatgattttgaccaacttagtaacagtaaagttatcattttaaatttttgaatataGACTTACGATCCTTGGTCTTGTTGGGGGCAGATTCTGGCATGGTTCAAAGGGATCCTTCCACCATCATAATTTTCCTTTATCCAGCTTATTGTTCTTATTTCGTCATCGCTCAAAATACTTTCAACCatctttaattttgtgtgagtgCTTTGACTCTTGTCAAATTTCATTCGGCAGCCTTGCTGCAGCATATCATCTGCTTGATCTTTCACTGCTCTCATCCACAGCTCGACCATTTCAACCTGTAGTTTTTAACAGATTAGTGAGTGATAGTTACatggtaagttacatggtcagtaagaagtttcttaccaatttttttatacttttaaagcactcccctgttcctgctcttcttggtttcattgaatcaaaatgcagtcattgcggtatgtccttgtcaaagaccaagagcgtgtggtgaaattcttcattatgggtaattgggaagaaaagcatgctgcattttcccatgttttggaacagcggctcacacaagtattgatggaggtttctcacagttaaatgtattgtcgaatactatttaaaaaaagaaagaaagaaatacataaaacgagttataaataaacaaagaatgagagataaGGATTCAATGTTTATGAGAAAGTGCTCGTCATACTTACCCAACACATGCTATGCATAAAAGCAGATCTTCCCAAACTTTGTGAACTTTCGTTTTGCAGTTCATCCTTCAACATTTCCCCATAGCAATCAATCCAGTTGTTTGCTATTGATTGATCGCTTATGAACATTTTGACATCTGCCCTTGTGATTTCGCTTCCAGGCTCTTTTCCCTCCCAGAATAATACGCTGCATAACATAGAACGTTGTTAGTCCTGTGACTTAGCCAGTTACTTTTCACTTGccaatgatctggacagtgacttggccagctacatggcaattgccatgatctggacagtgacttgatcagtgacttagccagctacatggcaattgccatgatctggacagtgacttggccagctacctggcaattgccatgatctggacagtgacttgaccagtgactaggccagctacatggcaattgccatgatctggacagtgacttgtccagtgactCAGACAGCTACATgacaattgccatgatctggacagtgacttgtccagtgactCAGACAGCTACATGGCAAGTTAAGTCACTATCTTGTGAGCTGTAACATGAAACATTACCTTTGTTCTGCCTTGTTCCAGTACTTCTGTAATTTGCTTTTAGTTGGGCTGTCAAGTAGGTTGTACAGTTGTCGTTTTTGCCAATCTATCActtcaatttcgtttttttctgtttgttcctCGTCATCCACATTAATCGTCAAATCATGTATCACTTCCTCCTGTGGCTTCTGTTCAGCTGtctgtccttttttcttttcctgtgcTGTGATTCTGGTCATTTTCGCCCTCTGCCTTTGCTCTTTCACCTCGTCCCACCAGAAAATATGATGTGTTTTTTgtactctctcctttctcttcgtCCTAACCACATAACAATAGAGGCCAATAGATTCTGAGTCCTGCCCTGATATCTCCTCTAAAATTGGCTTGATGAACTCAGCTCTTGTCATCTGTTCTGTAGGAGAAATGTAATTGACTGGTTCGACGTCAAAAATAGGCTGAACCTCTGGTGATATAATGATCTGATACTTGTTTGGCTCTGCTTGCATATCTTCCAAACTGACTTTTCTTGGAGGTGGAGTTTGAAACACGCCCGGAGGTGGAAACACAAACAATACATTAACCCAAGCAGTATTCAGTGTGCAAGCATCTTCCGTCATTCTCAATTTAACCTCAGGAGAGGTTGGTGAATGAATCTGTGCAGCTGCTTGGGCAAGGCATTGAAGTGGTGACTGATGTCCTTGGTCGGTTGAGTGAGGTTCCGCAGATGCCATCTCAGATGCGCTTGCTGTGGAGCAGGCAGGTTGTGATTGAGTTCCCTGACTACCACCttgagattttgtgtttttggagtGCTTGCTGTCAGTTGGCTTGTCCTGAGGGGCCTTTGGTTTTGGCGGAGGGAAACTAGGTGGTGGGGGAGGAGGAGTTGAGTCGTTGTCATCACCTGGACGTGCTATTGGCGACTCAGACTTCTCAGTTAGTGCCATCACTATGCCCTCCAAGTGCTTCACTCTGTTAATTAGTGAggctttctcaattttcagcacctcattttccaataacacatcctcattctcttcttttattttgccaatttccttttctttctcctcaacttcttttttcaaagCACTTAGCTCTTCTTCCTTTCCCTCCAGCTTTCTCTGTAATTCGTTCTTCTCTTCATTGGTCTTCCCTATCTCTGTCTCCATCTTCTCATCCTTAATGTTTCCACTGGTTCTATTTTCAACATTATCTTCTTGCCcatcattctttttttctttactttatgTGTCTGTATTAGACTCagaatcttcttcctctgcatcttctttaactttatcaaagattttctgaaacaaaattacaaaagttgtcagtgacataagcagtgacagaaataaatcaacaacaCAATCATAGACATGCAAAGATACATGCACTGTGACATGAAAATATAACAATAACATGAGCAGTGACATAGTCaatgacttggtcagtgacctGACCAAGACCAGGTCACTGAGCAAGTGACAAGACGCAGTGACAAGACCATTGACCTAGTTTATCTACATCAAATTAACATACCTTCAACTTTCCCATGGTGTTGAAATCCCCTTTTTTTTCTATCAGGGTCTTTAATTGCCACTTTCTTATTCCGTGTTTTTCGGTTTCTCTTCCAGAGATTGGCGGCACTACTCCCGTCTTGTGGCAAAACCAATactgtttggaaaataaaaaataaaaatagaaaactagttAGTTATTTTTCAAACAGCTGCTTACCCATATGAATATCACAAACATAACCAATGACATATGCAAATACATAaacagtgacattgtcagtgacataaACTTGACAGTAACATTAACAGTGACCTAGCCAGTTACCTGTCCAGTGACCTTAACAGTGACATGACACTGATCTAGTTTTTGTACTTACAACAGCATACGACAGCAAAATGATGCATAAACAAATTTTTAACAAGTTACGGGAATTTACCATCACCAATATCACGCAACCTGCCATGTTTTGGGATTCTTTTGCCTTtcgtttaattgattttttaaggAAGTCGCCAACTTCCTTTGCCCAGCTATATTTTCCTAGACTTTCCACCTCTTCACATACTCTTATATAGTCCCAAGATATTGTTCCTCCAGAGTTTGGGAACAGGAGTTTGATGAAAAGGTTCAAGAGTACTAATACGGCAACATTTCTTTCCCGTTTCATTTTTTCATCCCCTGTTTCTGGAGTTTCTGCCAATGCCTTCTTCAAAGCTTCCTCTGCAGCCGTCTTGTTGATCCTCTGCTTTTTGTCAAAGTATTTACTCACGAACTCAGATTTGTATGCCCCTTCTTTGGTCTTTGGTACTGATAACCCGGATGCCGGCACTCCTAAaatcatagatatatcactTGTTGACATTCTGAATTTCTTGTTCCCAAACACAAAAAGGTCTGTGTCACTGTTGTATGCTTGTAGCAGAAGTGTGATTAAATCATCTGATTTCTTTGCatccttttctttaattgaacCTCCATGGAATGCATCTATCAGCGTTGCAAAGGGTgttttctgcagcagctctaaaGTACCTTCAGTcaggttatttttgttttctgcaattgttttcagaaaagcaaGCATTGTACAGCGATACTGCACATAACCCTCTTTTAcatatcttttccttttccctgggactttttcctcttcatcatcctttgtatcttcttcctcgtcagtttcttccttcttcgTTGTACCCTCTTTTTTTGTCTTCCTtttatccattttcttcttcttctttgcacgaacttcttcttcatcttcattttcttccctttttcttcttttctcctttttaatcttattcttcttcttactgcggatttgttcttcattagattgttcttcatcttcagttccttccggttttcttcttttctgctttccagttttcttctttttatccttCTTCGTCTTGTTACGCcggacttgttcttcatcagattcttcttcatctccagttgttccttcctcatcttcacttgattcttcttcatcttcagttttctgctttcgcttttttctctctttcagtTTCTTCCATTTTATCACTTTCAACTTTTCCGCAATTGTTTCTTCTGGACTTTGTCCTTCAGATTGTTCTTCTCCAGATTCctcactttgttttctttttatttggtccattcctcgaactttttaaaaaaaatcctgTAAACAGTTAAGAAAATTAGAATTCAATAGTTATTTTTGACAGTTACTTAACCAGTGACATATTTATGCACATGTTTATGATAGTGACATGAACAGTTACATGACCATAGCCAGTGACCAGTGCAGCGACATGGGCAGTGACAAAGACATTGAACAATGACAAAATGCTGAAATTTTCTCGCATCatcccacatgtaattcaaacaaaactaacatggaaattcattttgtcatcaaattccacatgtaattcaaacagaaatcatcattttctctTATTAGATTCCGCATGTAATTTAAACAAGTCTCACCATTTTCTCATCAgattccacatgtaattcaaacaaatgtcgcatgcaaattcattttctgatgagactccacatgtaattgaaatatgtcttttctaattcaaacaaaacgcaagctattcaaatcgaaattatatgaaagaaggaggaggaagttACCGGTAAATTTTCGGTAAATTTgtagaaccctagaatttgggGCTTAGTCGGTGAATCACTCTTGCTTACCCACCGTTCACGGTGGAGGAAAGCAGTCGTTGTCCGCTGTTTTAGccggagagaaaatctttgagcAGGTTCTCTGAGTTTAGGGCAAAAATCGTATAAAGTTTCTCtgagttttgaaattgtgaaaATGAACCAAGAGAAATAGTCGCGCTCGGGTTAGATAACTGCCACTGGCAGTTTACTTGTAGTTGAATGGTTAGATAGGTAATTTCAAACATAGAaagtgacataagcagtgactTTAATTTTTACAGGTACTTGTTCTATTTATTGGCTCATGACATTAGTTTTtaaagttacttggccagtgacttggccagttactttatagggtacataaggacatgaattttttttacagttacttgctttatgtattggttcatgacattagcttttacagatttttaattgaaacttaaactttgtttgttgttgtgcagcggaacgctgcagtcgcggtgcagcggcacgctgcatttaaaaataaaaagatcagtttggtaatgtcttgtcttttgctagtgagtgactttgtcagttactttgccagtgacttggccagttactttataggctacataaggacatgaatttttttacagttactttgccagtgacttggccagttactttataggctacataaggacatgaatttttttacagttacttgctttatgtattggctcatgacattaccttttacaattatttttgcCAAATCATGGCTGATTACTTGTTCAGTGTCTTGCTATAAGATCTGTAGACTTTTTGATTTTCTCGTTTAGTGTCTAGGCTAGTTACTTGGGC
Protein-coding regions in this window:
- the LOC133716274 gene encoding uncharacterized protein LOC133716274, with amino-acid sequence MKPRRAGTGECFKSIKKLVEMVELWMRAVKDQADDMLQQGCRMKFDKSQSTHTKLKMVESILSDDEIRTISWIKENYDGGRIPLNHARICPQQDQGSLDCGPFVMYYMDRMAKEEKLPNKVTKGKSDYVNMKAAYN